The following is a genomic window from Miscanthus floridulus cultivar M001 chromosome 14, ASM1932011v1, whole genome shotgun sequence.
ggtccattttccttacaactcCAAAGTCCAACGGACCCAAAACAGAGCTCTGAACAAAGTAAAACAGTATTCTCTGGGCCAGCTAAGTAAAAGTTTTGTTGCTCTATTGAGATATAGACTTTATTGAAAGGAAGCTATCTGGAAAACCTTACCGATCACGTAGTGCTGTTCATTCACAACCGGTATCCTGTGAACCTTCTCCTTAAGCATTAGCGCTGCAGCCTCTGCTCACATAACCAACAACATGTTagcaaattctttttttttttgaacttcaTGTTAGCAAATTCTTGTAACGACTTCAAGTGTCCATGTTGGTTATTATATAGGGTAGCTAGAGGGGAGTAAAGCTTATTACCCAAGACAGTCTTATACAGTGTTAGCGTTATCGCAGGAGATGACATGACTTCACCTACAgttgactccatcttcatcatgacAACAAGCATGAAAAATTAGTCGATACAAGCATGCAAACCAAAAGATATAAAAAATGGCTGCATCTTCATTAACATGCTCAGACTGTACAGGGCCCCTAAATTTCCTGGGCCTCAAAAAATCAGCCCAGCAGGAGAAGGCCCATGTATTCGTGTGAGACCGGAACTGTTTGTATAATTTTAATTTTGTTCTTTTCATCTTTTGATTGAAGCCATGTCTTCCGCAAATCGatttagaaaatataaaactgGTTCCCAAAAGCGTAAGAAGAAACAAAGGATCGAGGAGTCAACTCAATCTCAGAAAAGCGCAATGGATAGTTTATTTATTATAAAAGAATCGCAAATGTCTTCCCGTAATCAGACACTTGATCAAGCTCCTGCACTTGATAGtaatatttattttttttaacatGCACTTGATAGTAATATTGAAAATGATCCTAGAGATCATGCTTAAAGAACACACTGTGAAAGGGTGATGTAAAACATTTCCATTTCCATTTACAACATCGATCCACAGTATGCCAAATGCAGGTCATGCAGTTTGCATTTAGGCCTCGTttccacctcaatccacatgtgttggagtgaaaTAGAacggaatttagtttaattccacttcaATCCTCTTCAATATATATGGATTGAGAGGAATAGATGCgtatccaaacaagaccttagtGAATGTGGTATCGTTGTCCATCCCCATTTTTCATGATTTGATAACTCTATCAGTAATTAAGAACCTCCCAGCTAAGCAGCAATTAGCAGGCATAAAAAGGGCGACAGGCACCAAGGAGAGGAGCAGTGAGTGAACTGACCCCATTGGGCGCCTTGGCCTTGTCCTTGTAGGAGATGACCCCAATGCACCTGCCGTCGTCGTCGACCACGGGCAGGCCAGAGTACTGCCGCGCGGCGAAGAATGCATCGACCTCCGCGAGGCGCTGCCCCGGCGTGGCCACCGGCACGGGGCGCGACATCACGTCGGTGAGCTTCGCCGCCGGGCTCATCTGCATGCCAACCGAACGATCGAGCAACCAATCAAATCATACCGAATTAATCCGAGAGCGGCCGGGTCGAGGAATCGTCGGCGGGTGTGGAGAGGAGGGGACGTACCGTACCTGGCCAGAGGTGACGATCTGGGACTCGAGGTAGGCGCGCCGGTCGGCGTCGATGATGGCCGGGCGCAGGTCATCGAGCGCTGCGGACGCCACCAGCGCCGCGCCACGTCGCGCGTTGCCGCCCTGCAGGGCGCGCAGGCGGACCGCCGGCACCGGTGCGCGCCGGTGCGCGCCACTACTGACACCAGTGCCACGGCGGACGGCGGCGGGACGGGAAGGACCGCGGCGGCCTTGACGGCGGAGGCGGGGGCGGAGGGCGTGGACGCCATGGGCCGGGGCGAGCAAGGAGCGCGGAAGGTGATGGCCGGACCTGCTGCCGTTTGGCGCTGGAGCGTCGCGTCGACCGTCGTCGTCTGTTGCGTGCTCGCTTTCTGCGGCGGGCGCTGCTCTACGTCTGCGCGTGCTGCCTTCTATGTTTCCGCTActacacaaccatgtgttttatgcagttttaacacatgaatttttttcacTATAGGATTAAAATCCAACAGTCTACACCCTTCTTCTACATCCAGCCTCCACAGATCACAGATTACAtatcacaatttttttttctatggaaagaCAAATCACAGATCCACCGCCGACGCCGGGGCGAGCTCGCCGGTCGCCGTCGCCGACGccggtggtcaccggtgagaaagagagagggagagagataaaaaaaaatcaatgtgttttttgtgctaaaacacatgtgtgttgtatggCATTTCTGAATAATTAAAGAGGCTTCACTCACTAGTTTATTTCAACATGAGAGAGAAGAAAAGAGCACCGTGCTTGTCACGATCCGTAAATGCAACATAGAAAGTGAAGACTCAAATTAAATGGGATCAAGCTCGCATCACATCATTCTCCCCCATAAACGATTATACCAATTTGTCTTACCATCAGACGATCTTAGGTCGTAATTTCATCcaccaagaaaaagaaatttCAAAGTCATTTTCCCAAGAAAGACAATAGGTGATTTCTGTAATTGAACAGATACAGGGTAAAGTTTAGTAAATTCCAAAGAAAAATGTATTAAGAAATAAAAATTCCACAGCCATGGACCTGTGATGCATAGAAAATAACACTGCCCCTCACGCTTTGGAATTCTTTGGGATTATTCTTTGTGATGTACTGGAAGCTCCCACACAAGGTAGAGTCTGGAAAGGGgaacaatttttagaaaaatgatAACTAGGTTAACTCTGATTGTACAACTTTCACATAGTGTCATGTGTAACAATCTGTTTTGGCAAACTCAGATGCTATATGCCACCTGCCTTTTATTGTTACAGTCATATATAGTCTATGTTCACTATATATTTTTAGATAAGGGAACAAAGATGTTCACTATATATGAAAGAGAACCAAGTCAGGGTCTACTCCTCTTGGGATACTGACAGTCTGCTGACTAATATCTGGCACTGACAGTGCAATTTTCTCGGCATGCTCTAAGTAGCTCTCAAACTTGTCGTTACTAACCCCAGGTTTCGTCGTCAATTTATCTGAAAACTTTGGCTGGCCATTCTCAGCCAAGAGATGAAGACCAGTGGCAAGAGCCAGCTCCTCCTTCATGATATGGTACTTAATCGCCTGCTTCCGGAATGTCCAGTCGCCGGTAATCCAGTCAAATTTGTACAAAGGGAGGAACATGTGGCCGTACAACGCGATGAACTCGATGGCGGCCAGGATGAAGTTGAACTCCTCCTTGGACAGGTAGTAAGCAAAACTCAACCTTGTCCATCCTGGCTTCAGTCCACTATAACCCTGAGAAAATGTGACAAATAACAGTAACATTATTAGTACAAACTTTGTCAGACTAAAGAGGATATATATACTATAACCATCCCACAATTTGATCATACACATACCTCAAGAATCACAGACCGGATGCGAAGGGAAAGGTCGTTCTTAATGTTGAGCAATGTATGGCCATAGGGGCCTGCACAGGCACATCCACCCCTTGCTTGGATACCGAAAAGATCGTTAAGAAGCCTGGTGACAAAACGGCCATGGAGTGGGAGACGCTTGCAACCAGGctcatcagcagcagcaacagcttcAGACAAAGGATTATTGGTGACAGGAGGGTAGACGAGGAAGGAGAAGATGGGTAGGCGTTCTACGTCCGTGTTGCCAAGAACCCTTATGTTTGGGTTGCTGACGAGCCTTTTCATTGCCATCTCGGAGTAAACTTGCTCCCGGAGGCTCATCCTGTCATACCCAATGTACTCCTTCACCCAAAATGCAAGCGATGCACGGATCTTCTGGAGGATTGGTGGCGTGCCTGCGTCCTCCCGCTCCTCGATATCGTCGTAGTACAATGTATCCTGCAAGTGTCATACAACACAATTATATTTGTTGAAGTTTATAATTTTATATTTGCTGCTCGTCTCGTGGAAAGTCTGGAAGGAGCGCAACAGAAGGACGTTCGACGGCAACAACAAGACGCCGGCCCAGGTGCTTGCCCTAATCCGTGACGAGGGCGCGCGACTCCTAGATCGCGGCTGGCTTCTGGAGTCTGGCGCCGCTATTCGGGGTGTGGCTGCTTAGCGGTGTTGGGTTACTCTTAGTCGCACAATAGTTCCTCACTTAGTACAACCGCCTAAGTTCCACCGTTCAAGCCGGCGATTGCTGTTAGTGTTCCACCAGCTGTTGGCCTATGGCAACTCGCCGTCAAGCCCCCCAGGCCGTGTACCTCTATTCTAAACTTCCCTTAATGAAGCACGTGCAACGCACGCttttgaaaaaaatatatattttaggaGATAAGTATCAATAGTTGTATGTAATGACACAGGTTAGTTGCAGTATTCCATTGCTGTTGCTGAGTGCAGTGGTAGCTCACCTCCTCGTTGAAGCCATTGACGTAGGCCACGGTGCCACCGCCGCATGTGGAAGGAGGCTGAGCGTTGAGCCGGTACAGTGCTTTGTTCATCACTAGGATGCCTGGTGTGCCCGGTCCACCAACGAATTTGTGTGGGCTCAAGAAGACTGCGTCGTAGCCGTCGATTTCACCAGATTTCATGTCAATCTTCACGTATGGTGCACTGCACAAATTAAAGGAAAAACTAGCTCGTTAGAACTGATGATGCATGGATTTCTTTTATGTGCTCATTTTGAACCACAAACTGAACCGATGTGCCAAATTTCCAATATATGCATGTATGCCATCCCTAATACTATTTTCTGATCAAAATTCATTCTGCTGATAGTAGTTTACAGGTTGGATGAATTTCTAACAATAATGTTGACAACAAGAAATTTCAAGATTGAAATCTAGAGCTCTTAATTACAATTTTGGTCGTCCAGTCAAAGTCGTTCTTTTTTTTCTCTGAGTCAAAATGAATTCACTAGAATTTTTGGTCGCCATTTAGTTTCTTCCCCTGACATCATTAGCTAGAAAAGAGTAAATGCTGCAAGCAATTAGTCCACTTCAAGAGGGAATCAAGATACACAGCAGGTCAACATATAAGTAGCTCCAGTTCATACTTAACGTGAAATATATACTAGGATCGAGATCGGCAGTTCGATCGTGTCCTCTCATGTGTAGTCATATGTATTCTATACAAACAGCAGATGAAACTAGCTAGATAAGCACTGATACATGTCTGATAATCGAGTCAAATATATATATTCAAAGCTAGCGTGTGATGACATAAATGTTTACTCGTCAGCTAGCGTGTGTGTACAAATAGAAGAATTTTCCCAAGCGATGACTATGCAGTTTTCATCATCCGTAAAACTCtggcgcatatatatatatatatataattttcccATGTGACGTACACCAATTTTGAGCAAGTCAACAGCAAGAAAATTGAAGACTAAAATAAGTCTGCCGTATCCTAGAATGTCAAATCCATCGTTATCATGCATGTATAGTAGTATGTATATATCAAACGAAGATGAGAGCGACATTCCAATTCCATCGCTCTCATGATCAAAGTTAAGTACTCCTATGCATTTGTTTAATCTGACTGTCGATCGTCTCCGAGTTCAGATTTCTCACCTGGCGGCGAAGTCCGAGCACCTTTTaactaatatatgtactaatagTTAGCTAGTTAATATTCGATAGGAGttcttagagcaagtataatagtaggCTGTAAGCAGCCTGAATGATGACGagaaggagagaggagatgagaaagatgagaagtgtattataagcttacagccggcttagaCATAAGAACCGAGAAACTCTATGAGAGAGACAGGTGGGCCCCTGAAGAACTAACTACTATATGGATAGGTTAAGAGATAGGCTGCAAGGATCCAGCAGCTGGTTGTATTTTTAGCCTTACTTTTATCCGGCTAACTATTAGCACATAATGAAACCAAACATGGCATAAATGTCAAATCCATCGTATTTGTCATGCACTCATGCATCAGCATGTTGTGGTTTATATTAAACGAAGATGATGAGAGCGACATTCCATCGCTCTCACGATGAAAGTTAAGTATGCATTGGTTTCATTAATCTGACGGCCAGTGGTGTCTGACTTCAGATTTCTCACCTGGCGGCGAAGTCGAAGCACGCGAAGGCGCCATGCTCGTGCAGGACGCGCGCGATCTGCCGCGTGTCCGTCACGACGCCCGTGACGTTGCTGCAGGCGGAGAAGGAGCCCAGCATGGGCCGGTTCACGAACTCCGGCGACGCGAGCGCACGGCGGAGCGCGGCCACGTCCACGAGCCCGTCGGCGTCGACGCCGATCTCGACTACCTCGGCGAGGCTCCGGCGCCATGACAGCTGGTTGGAGTGGTGCTCGTAGGGCCCCACGAAGACCACCCACTGCTCCTCGGCGCGCAGCTGCGCCGCGACGCGGGCGCGCAGCTCGACGGAGGGCACGGCGACGCCCATCACCTCCTGCAGCCGCTTGATGGCCGCCGTGGTTCCAGAGCCGCAGAAGAGCAGAGCGTCGCCGGGGCCGGCGCCCACGCAGCGCTTCACGTAGCGTGCCGCTTTGTGCACCAGCCGCGTCGTCTTGCTCCCGACGTGGCTGTCCTCCGTGTGCGTGTTACCGTAGAAGGGGAGGACCTCTTTGACGAGGTAGTCCTCGATGTACCGCAGGCTCCGGCCGGACGCCGTCTGGTCGGCGTACGTCAGCGCTCGGCGGCCGAACGGCGTGTCGAACTCGGCGTCCTTCCCGATGAGCTGCGACCGGAGCCACTCCACCTTCTCTTCCCCAGTGCCGCCGATGGCTGCCGCACCACCGGCGGCCTTTTCCTCCGACATGGTTGCACGGAGCAGGCTCATCAGGGCGGCCATGCTCTTGGTCTTGGCCTCCTCGGACTCTGTCGGTGCCACTGCTTCCGCCAGCTGCTTCTTCGTCGCCATGGTCGACGTGGCTGCTTGCAGTACAGATGGCATTGTCCTCCACTGAAAACGTACGTCGACGCTGGCAATGGCAGTGGTGGTGGATGAAGTGGCAACGGCAGTGGCAGTGGCTTGTTACTTGTACACGTGTGTGTCTGCTTAGCTTTGTTGTGTGGCCTGAAGCTTTGCACGGAGGCAGGTATATATAGCCATTTGCATTGCactgtgcgagagtgttgaacaacGTCGAAaacaggaggaggaagaagaagacgggAAGGAACAGGGAAGATCGAAGTGGGAGAAAAAAAAATTTCTATGCAGCAGGTGGCAACAGACTAGTAGTTACGGGTCAAGGCGAATGCTTTGCTTCTGATGACCAAATGCTCGCCCGTTCTAGCTATCAGCCACACACTAGTAGTTAGGGGTGGCAACAGACCAGTagttatggcttataagccattaCTTatcaatgaataatatttttttctcacaccataccagccaacagtactttcagctatgactTATAAGCCCAACAAACCCAGACAAACAGGGTTGCGCGTTTCAATTCTGCGTGCATTCATTGTGTTGGCGGCAAATGCATCTGATATATTCAGATTGGAGTTGGCAGATCGAAACATCTGCATTTTTTGCCCCGTATCTTTTAAATGCATCGCATGAGCTAATCGATTTAATTACGTACGTGGGCTAGTATGCGTACCTTCGGCCGAGGTACTGTCAGTGGGACTtgagtttcatttgcattaaaTAAGTTGCCACATGCGTATTTTTTTATTACATAACAATGTATTTAAAAAGATAGAAGAAATAagtttcatctagatgaaactctCTTGACATGATTACCAACTCTCTATAAAGTTATGGAATTAAATGTTTATGAAACTCTAGAATAAAACTTTGCATTGAGGGAGGATGTTTCatcaagtttcatttcattttatATGATATGGCAGTCTTGAAAACAACA
Proteins encoded in this region:
- the LOC136506196 gene encoding uncharacterized protein produces the protein MPSVLQAATSTMATKKQLAEAVAPTESEEAKTKSMAALMSLLRATMSEEKAAGGAAAIGGTGEEKVEWLRSQLIGKDAEFDTPFGRRALTYADQTASGRSLRYIEDYLVKEVLPFYGNTHTEDSHVGSKTTRLVHKAARYVKRCVGAGPGDALLFCGSGTTAAIKRLQEVMGVAVPSVELRARVAAQLRAEEQWVVFVGPYEHHSNQLSWRRSLAEVVEIGVDADGLVDVAALRRALASPEFVNRPMLGSFSACSNVTGVVTDTRQIARVLHEHGAFACFDFAASAPYVKIDMKSGEIDGYDAVFLSPHKFVGGPGTPGILVMNKALYRLNAQPPSTCGGGTVAYVNGFNEEDTLYYDDIEEREDAGTPPILQKIRASLAFWVKEYIGYDRMSLREQVYSEMAMKRLVSNPNIRVLGNTDVERLPIFSFLVYPPVTNNPLSEAVAAADEPGCKRLPLHGRFVTRLLNDLFGIQARGGCACAGPYGHTLLNIKNDLSLRIRSVILEGYSGLKPGWTRLSFAYYLSKEEFNFILAAIEFIALYGHMFLPLYKFDWITGDWTFRKQAIKYHIMKEELALATGLHLLAENGQPKFSDKLTTKPGVSNDKFESYLEHAEKIALSVPDISQQTVSIPRGVDPDLVLFHI